In Dysgonomonadaceae bacterium zrk40, one genomic interval encodes:
- a CDS encoding sce7726 family protein — MRVKKTYPANQLRDYSTLFMRSEIFRLLNNDHSSINLKIERYDKNLYEKDVTYLQYLKYLYKVLGKHYQNEYYFKNEFLNKWLKSELGKSDSVIFSEFRIGKAIADLAMFNGSSRVFEIKTALDKMDRLSGQLEAYRRVFNEIYLIVPTEYLNNYLDCDKDVGIISFDSQENSFQMIRNANSLLKIEVSALMEVLYTHEYKEIVLSYYGFLPKMTDFTQFDICSQYIRRIPLEDLNKLFVSRIKLRMVHNLFFNKRNSEINQVCLSLNLNKKDRELLITNLNRQIIS, encoded by the coding sequence ATGCGTGTTAAAAAAACATATCCTGCCAATCAGCTGAGAGATTACTCTACTCTTTTTATGAGGAGTGAGATATTTCGCTTGTTGAATAATGATCATAGCTCCATCAATCTGAAGATTGAAAGGTATGATAAGAACCTTTATGAAAAGGATGTTACATACCTTCAGTATTTAAAATACCTCTATAAAGTCCTGGGAAAACACTATCAGAACGAATACTACTTTAAGAACGAGTTTTTAAATAAATGGCTCAAGAGTGAGCTGGGCAAGAGTGACTCCGTAATTTTCAGTGAATTCAGAATTGGGAAAGCAATCGCCGACCTAGCCATGTTCAACGGTTCATCCAGGGTGTTTGAGATTAAAACAGCGCTGGATAAGATGGATCGCTTATCAGGCCAATTGGAGGCATACAGGAGGGTCTTCAATGAAATTTACTTGATTGTCCCTACAGAATATCTCAACAACTATCTGGATTGTGACAAAGATGTGGGAATCATCTCATTCGATTCACAGGAAAACAGTTTCCAAATGATTAGGAATGCGAATTCTCTTCTCAAAATTGAGGTATCGGCTCTCATGGAAGTTCTTTATACCCATGAATACAAGGAAATTGTTTTGTCTTATTATGGCTTCCTCCCGAAAATGACCGATTTCACCCAATTTGATATTTGTTCTCAATACATTAGAAGGATTCCTCTTGAGGATTTAAATAAGTTGTTTGTAAGCAGGATTAAGTTAAGAATGGTGCACAACCTTTTCTTTAACAAGAGAAATAGTGAGATAAACCAGGTGTGCCTTTCATTGAATCTTAATAAAAAAGATCGAGAATTGTTGATTACCAATCTAAACCGACAAATAATTTCATAA
- a CDS encoding sce7725 family protein, with amino-acid sequence MYFPYLRARQFELIALRELSVEPTFKNNVVPVLEPVRESVNGLVLANKIFHENNFNPFLILNPLEGEMAGDTNYFLDFIRNIEGNCFRAALIFTNNADYILNCITNYSLCDVMLICLEDFVDDGKLRDLCENSRISHIMVLNPHKNRHLDRFIKGLGKFYIRLDDVFDKKEKNADYLDIEAHKFTEEHLFYKEEGFAGFSDFTVLPGEFVDGGSTPRAVVIHLSYINEDSNDEIWVRHFTSNTNDSIVNVQLKFAEAASKAIRFVTNQGRDNAAISELKSYFGMEKYPGLGTVKKISIKNHLIIVSDYLNIVG; translated from the coding sequence ATGTATTTCCCTTATTTAAGAGCACGACAATTTGAATTGATTGCCTTGAGAGAATTATCTGTTGAGCCAACATTCAAAAACAATGTTGTACCTGTTCTTGAACCGGTACGTGAAAGTGTGAATGGTTTAGTTCTGGCAAACAAAATCTTTCACGAAAATAATTTCAACCCTTTTCTTATTCTAAATCCGTTGGAAGGTGAAATGGCGGGCGATACCAATTATTTTTTGGATTTTATCCGTAACATCGAAGGGAACTGTTTTCGAGCTGCATTGATCTTTACCAATAATGCTGATTATATTTTAAATTGCATTACAAATTATTCCTTATGTGATGTGATGCTTATTTGCCTTGAAGATTTTGTGGATGATGGGAAGCTGCGTGATCTATGTGAGAATTCACGAATCAGTCATATAATGGTTCTGAATCCTCATAAAAACCGACATCTGGACAGGTTTATAAAAGGACTTGGTAAATTTTATATCCGACTCGATGATGTGTTTGATAAAAAAGAGAAAAATGCTGATTATCTTGATATAGAAGCACACAAATTTACTGAAGAGCATCTTTTCTATAAAGAGGAGGGATTTGCCGGTTTTTCTGACTTCACGGTACTACCCGGTGAATTTGTTGATGGAGGAAGTACACCAAGAGCAGTGGTCATTCACTTGAGTTATATCAACGAGGATTCCAACGATGAAATTTGGGTTAGACATTTCACCTCCAACACGAACGATTCTATCGTTAATGTACAACTAAAGTTTGCTGAAGCGGCATCAAAAGCAATTCGATTCGTAACTAATCAGGGACGTGATAATGCTGCCATTTCTGAGCTGAAGAGCTATTTTGGAATGGAGAAGTACCCCGGATTGGGCACCGTAAAGAAAATTTCAATCAAAAATCATTTGATTATTGTAAGTGATTATCTGAATATTGTTGGGTAA
- a CDS encoding RES family NAD+ phosphorylase, with protein MANIIKEKLLKDLISSDLSKPMRRYDSEIDYIPTQFICEFIKNFSGAQGIKFRSSLHSEGNNMVIFDQNIMLCESVEKVKVSKVLISI; from the coding sequence GTGGCAAATATTATAAAAGAGAAGTTATTGAAGGACTTGATAAGTAGCGATTTATCGAAACCAATGAGGAGGTACGATTCTGAGATTGACTATATCCCAACACAGTTTATTTGTGAGTTCATCAAGAACTTTTCCGGGGCACAGGGTATAAAATTCAGAAGTTCACTTCATTCAGAAGGAAACAATATGGTTATTTTCGATCAGAACATCATGCTCTGTGAATCGGTTGAAAAGGTTAAGGTTAGCAAAGTTTTGATATCAATTTAA